Proteins co-encoded in one Pieris napi chromosome 10, ilPieNapi1.2, whole genome shotgun sequence genomic window:
- the LOC125053079 gene encoding ommochrome-binding protein-like: MRLLVILLLAVSIKARHIEKECTGIVVNDILQNEETLKTHVMSPYQLAMDYDTNTLFYSYSTEDSNVFQSAYLNLKTNEFGNIPGIAGGFANAVDNKKNTVYLGGRDGIYEFNYNSKTAQRLNITEDNIWQLIYKDKLYYSKYPEEHAYVFQNGRVERVPELINTRAMLLCVDDYNNIYFSNSSGLFIHKKANDAVIHIGDFNVNGFTYDVHGDIFFSTPDGIFSIDVAKKEVKNVAKIENVSVYGVAIDITGNIIYASEDSIIRLKPTARNCPTDDATVTFY, from the coding sequence ATGCGTCTCCTAGTGATACTATTACTCGCTGTCTCTATTAAAGCGCGACACATTGAAAAGGAATGTACAGGAATTGTCGTAAATGACATACTTCAGAATGAAGAAACTTTAAAGACGCATGTTATGAGTCCTTATCAATTGGCAATGGATTACGATACTAACACATTATTCTACAGTTATTCGACAGAAGATTCTAATGTCTTTCAATCCGCCTATCTTAATTTAAAGACAAATGAATTCGGAAACATACCTGGCATTGCTGGAGGCTTTGCTAACGCGGTtgataataagaaaaatactgTTTACCTCGGCGGAAGAGATggtatttatgaatttaattacaattctaAAACTGCGCAACGTCTAAATATAACTGAGGATAATATTTggcaattaatttataaagataaattgTACTACTCAAAATATCCAGAAGAACACGCTTATGTATTTCAAAACGGTAGAGTTGAGAGAGTACCGGAATTGATTAACACCAGAGCCATGCTGCTATGTGTCGATGACTACAAcaatatttacttttcaaATTCATCTGGTttgtttattcataaaaaagcaAATGATGCCGTCATTCACATTGGAGACTTTAATGTTAATGGATTTACTTATGATGTCCATGGTGATATATTTTTCTCTACACCAGATGGCATTTTCTCTATTGACGTTGCCAAGAAAGAAGTGAAGAATGTGGCAAAAATTGAAAACGTCAGTGTCTATGGAGTGGCAATAGATATTACTGGAAATATCATTTATGCGTCAGAGGATAGTATTATTAGACTCAAACCAACTGCAAGAAATTGTCCTACTGATGATGCTACTGTCacattttactaa